The nucleotide window GCTGTTTCAGCCGTATGACACGTTTACCAACCAGACGCTGCTGAGGAGACTGAGCCAGTTTCAGGCGGAGCCATCGGCGAGTGACAATTCTTTTGCGATTGCGCAGGACCAGAGCAGGGTCAGCAGGTTTGGCGAGGGGGAGCTGGACGGGTACGAGTTCCAAGACGAGTTTTCGCAcgttgggggggtggacgCATCCGGACTAGAGGCGGACAAGGAGAACAGGGGTCCTGCTAGCCCTGGtcttgacgaggatgatCAAGACAACAATGGctccacccaccaccgcGCGTCGTCGCGTCCGCCCATTTTTGGCGACTTTACTATCCACGATGATGAGAGCTCGCCTTGGGAGATTGAGGATGATTTGTTGAGGATttcgaggagaagaaggcaaaagtcggcgacgacgacggtgaATTCCGCTTAttctactactactactactgctACTACGCGACGGAGTGTTTTTTCGGGCGCGGGGGAGTTGTACAGTGGCGGGAGTAGGAGATACAAGAGGAGTAAGAGGACTTCGTTtccttttggtggtggtgatagcAGGATCTCCACTCCCAGGCGGAGAAGAGACGTTAGTACTACAGGGACAGGGGGGGGACTGTTGTCGGAAATTAAACGTCCTAGGACGTCGCCATCGAAGGATCCGACGCCCAAGCGGAGGAGGACGCTGCACAAGTCTGATGTTTCTTATGGGACCTATGATGACGACGATTCTTCTGCTGCAGATTCTACCGCGGGAGTTGACGCGGTGCAAATGAGTCATCAACAGATGCAGGAGGCGATACTGAGGCATcagcagaggagggaggcgcgGGCGGCTAGTCAGGAGCAGAAACAGCTGCAGTTatcggaggaggaggaggaggaggaggaggaggaggaggagcaacaggaggaaggagaaaggatggcggaggaggtggagatgattagcaaggcgggggaggagttgggacGGCCTAGGACACCGACGCCGAACCAACGGTCTTCGACACAGCAGCGCGCGCCGCTGCTCGAGATTGACCCTGCGACGACGAGATCACCGATGAGGTCGAGCAGGAACACGCGTCCGGGTACTGCGGGGGGACCTCCACCTACTTCAGTGGCGCAGCCGCCGACAAACAGGAAGCCATCGATTAGGACGGAGGATTTTATCAATGAGGCGAACAAGATTATGGCCATGATTCGGAGCAAGGCCGGGTTGGCGAGCGGGCTGGCGAGCTTGGAGGagtcggagggggagaatgcGCAGGCGGTTATGGACGGGGAGAGTTCTTATGCTTCGAGCAAGGAGCCTTTTTCGCGACCGCCGAGCCGGGAGGGGAGGCCGCCGttgtcgaggaggccgaCGAAGCAGGAGGATCCGGAACtggcggagaggttgaagaagtatgaggaggggagcgaGATGGGGGATGTTATTGCTAGCTCGGTGAGGTCGAGGGATTTGAGCTTGGAGGCGTTacgggcggcgagggagagggaggagatggaggagagggcgagtCAGATCAAGGCTTCGTATGGGAGTGCTAATGctgggatgacgaggacgtcGCTGTTTGATAATGATGACAGGGGGGTTATTAGCGACCCGCCGAATTTGAGAATCTCGAGGAATCCCGAGTGGCAGGAGGGTGATGTTTTTACGGATGAGGGGCCGGCTTCGTACGGGACCAGCAATCCTGGGTCTGTTGGGACGAATTCTACCTATGCCACTCAGTCGTCAAGAGGTTCTTCAAGGGGAtcggaggcgaggaagacaaTTGCGCCGGAGAGTGTCCTGCATTTAATTCCGGACAGGGTGGGGAATATGGTGTTAGATAGGCAACGGAATGTGTGGATCAAAAAgagaccatcaccaacgtCGGCACCGCCGCCTGTGATTCTTCAGggaaggaggtcaagggcTAATTCGGCGAGGTCAAACTTTTTGCCCTCGGAGGCGAGCGAGGATGATCCTTTTGCTGGGATACCAGATTTGTCGGTTGATATCACGATGGAGATGCAGAACCTGGCGCTGGCGACGGGCAGGAAGGAGAGCGGTTCAGATACAATGTTCAACCAAGGGTCTACGACGCCAGAGAGCCCAAAGAGGGGCCCTTCGGCGGATGTCAGTGGTCTGAGTGGTGCTAGTATTGCGACTGCCACTGCGGCCTTGAGGCTGAGCATGGGTAATGGGGAGACACCGAGTCGCGGGCCGAGGTCGACTATCTCTCTCCAGACAAATCTTGCGAATCTCAAGACGCCGACGAAAGGGGAGGCAAAGATTAATTTGAGTGAGGACTTGGCTGCTCTCAAGGAGCGTAGGAGGTTGACGATTAGCTTCTCTTCGCCCATTGCAGAGGTTATCCAGGATTTGtcgggtggtgaggatgagtttGAGTGGGAAGAATCCGGGGTTATTGAGCAGGTTGCTGAAGATATTGCCAAGGATGTTGCTCTGGATCAGCTGAAACGGGGTAGGAAAACCGTTTCTATCCAGGCGACTCCCAGGAGGCGGACGTCAAGGTCGAGAAGCACTTCGAGGGGTCCGCCGAGGCACCTTTCGTTCCGGGGCCAGACCCTTATGGCGAGGCCGGTGTCGAGGATTGATGAGCACGAGGAGGAATCTGCGCAGGCCCAGGCCCAGGCCCAGAGCGGTTCTAACGGTGCGTCTGGGATGGAGCTCAGCATCGTGCCGGAGAACAGCGTTGTTGCTCATGAGGGTAATGAACGGCACGACAGTGTCAGTATTGTCGTCACTCCTGCTCGGCCGTCGACGTGTCCGATTCCCGACATGAACAATACGCCGATTATCAGCCAGTATGTTGGGACGTTTTCGCTCAGCCCCATGTCGGAGTTTACCATTCATCGTCCGGAGGAGACGTTGCCACTCGAGGCGAGCTATGTGGTTAATGACCACCGTTTAGTGACTGGCAGCCCTTCCAAACGCCACGTCTCGATGAGCACCCGCCAGCTGGTGGACAAGATTGCCGAGGTGGAACCGTTTGAGCCTTACTGGGAAGACATGCGCGAGCTCGAGCTGCGCGACAAGCAGCTTGACAGTTTGCACTCGCTGGACGACTTTTGTGGGCAACTTGAGAGCCTGGATGTCTCCAACAATGCCATCCGGAACCTGAGCGGGATCCCGATTACGGTGCTGCATTTGAGGATGGCCAACAATCAGCTCTCGGGGTTGACGGCATGGGGGCATTTGATGAATCTGCAATATGTTGACGTTTCGAACAATGCGTTGACGAGCTTGACGCCGCTGAGGACGCTTGTTCACCTGCGGAGCATCAAGGCTGACAATAATCAGTTGACGAGTTTGGATGGGATCAAGTATCATCGTGGACTTCAGAGTCTTCGCGCGAGGGGGAATcagattgaggaggttgatttCGAAGGGGCTACCCTGTCGCAACTGACGGATCTTGATTTGAAGGGGAACAGGATCAAGACTgtcaacaacctcgacgcTCTCCCGGCTCTGTCGTCTCTTGATCTGGAAGGCAACCAGCTCGAGTCGTTTTCTGCTGGATCCGACACCCCGATGCACTCCCTTCGTTATCTGtatctcaacaacaaccagctcacctccctctccgtcgCCAGGATGCctcacctccgcctcctccacgcAGACAAGAACTTTCTCGTTCGCATCAGTGGGTTCTCCCGCGCGAGAAGGATTGACTCGCTGTCTCTTCGCGAGCAGCGGTCCAGCACCCCGCTCGACCTCCCCTTTTTGCTGTCTCGCGTGTATGAAGTCCGCAAGTTATTCCTCTCGGGCAACCCGCTCCACACGTTTGAGCCGCAGGTTGATTTTTTGAATCTGCAGCTGTTGGAGGTGGCGAATTGCGGGCTGGAGTGGTTGCCAAAGGATTTTGGGATGTTGATGCCGAATTTGAGG belongs to Podospora bellae-mahoneyi strain CBS 112042 chromosome 6, whole genome shotgun sequence and includes:
- the NUD1 gene encoding Protein nud1 (COG:T; EggNog:ENOG503NXP4) — encoded protein: MGHAWLDSLSEDWVSQPGSDASVADPHSSAPSPDAQRKAKESTTTTPSRIPRLSRKNLDNAANSSNILGERSVNHSPRRTSSKLSQELKSSNGRSTADSRSSFSSGRSNSLSTVGSVVQHKSVASVNNRRGSTPEWKRRLVYGDLSYGEQADLFTSAGKGLENIFKPPTTGNASREESFEPRSSRFTLPSSPPVYQRDLLSSTVETQAEESVQELPEHPGAAGSRSQIPTTARQRRMEDSFDQSRDSENSMLPDSCTQQATTTAQTDVSNQNSLVVDSRKVSGRSDVRNEDFSPILIERRQASNGKTVFGPAELPPEELRKRLEKLRQNQRFLTGGTDEEDEADGQSDGNWKSKNGTTSTREFERQGGYINFQRGGRSAEGSFRHHRLSSGHDASEFCPEESLQASTPKQFPTVRVEPWDESAEIPADSPQYPSAPNPSPQKAQRLLPVPPPSTASPLKLFQPYDTFTNQTLLRRLSQFQAEPSASDNSFAIAQDQSRVSRFGEGELDGYEFQDEFSHVGGVDASGLEADKENRGPASPGLDEDDQDNNGSTHHRASSRPPIFGDFTIHDDESSPWEIEDDLLRISRRRRQKSATTTVNSAYSTTTTTATTRRSVFSGAGELYSGGSRRYKRSKRTSFPFGGGDSRISTPRRRRDVSTTGTGGGLLSEIKRPRTSPSKDPTPKRRRTLHKSDVSYGTYDDDDSSAADSTAGVDAVQMSHQQMQEAILRHQQRREARAASQEQKQLQLSEEEEEEEEEEEEQQEEGERMAEEVEMISKAGEELGRPRTPTPNQRSSTQQRAPLLEIDPATTRSPMRSSRNTRPGTAGGPPPTSVAQPPTNRKPSIRTEDFINEANKIMAMIRSKAGLASGLASLEESEGENAQAVMDGESSYASSKEPFSRPPSREGRPPLSRRPTKQEDPELAERLKKYEEGSEMGDVIASSVRSRDLSLEALRAAREREEMEERASQIKASYGSANAGMTRTSLFDNDDRGVISDPPNLRISRNPEWQEGDVFTDEGPASYGTSNPGSVGTNSTYATQSSRGSSRGSEARKTIAPESVLHLIPDRVGNMVLDRQRNVWIKKRPSPTSAPPPVILQGRRSRANSARSNFLPSEASEDDPFAGIPDLSVDITMEMQNLALATGRKESGSDTMFNQGSTTPESPKRGPSADVSGLSGASIATATAALRLSMGNGETPSRGPRSTISLQTNLANLKTPTKGEAKINLSEDLAALKERRRLTISFSSPIAEVIQDLSGGEDEFEWEESGVIEQVAEDIAKDVALDQLKRGRKTVSIQATPRRRTSRSRSTSRGPPRHLSFRGQTLMARPVSRIDEHEEESAQAQAQAQSGSNGASGMELSIVPENSVVAHEGNERHDSVSIVVTPARPSTCPIPDMNNTPIISQYVGTFSLSPMSEFTIHRPEETLPLEASYVVNDHRLVTGSPSKRHVSMSTRQLVDKIAEVEPFEPYWEDMRELELRDKQLDSLHSLDDFCGQLESLDVSNNAIRNLSGIPITVLHLRMANNQLSGLTAWGHLMNLQYVDVSNNALTSLTPLRTLVHLRSIKADNNQLTSLDGIKYHRGLQSLRARGNQIEEVDFEGATLSQLTDLDLKGNRIKTVNNLDALPALSSLDLEGNQLESFSAGSDTPMHSLRYLYLNNNQLTSLSVARMPHLRLLHADKNFLVRISGFSRARRIDSLSLREQRSSTPLDLPFLLSRVYEVRKLFLSGNPLHTFEPQVDFLNLQLLEVANCGLEWLPKDFGMLMPNLRVLNLNMNALSEIRPLRYIPRLKRLFVSGNRLGDAAKLVEVLGGFRWLRECDVRDNLVTLGFYAPLQQRDNNHLVVAVKGGKEGEKDEGGRFVLPEQDRQRDREYRGRLDSNTAMRRRLWEFMVSERVPSVRKLDGLEVGGGEKEEGDGAWRKLLEGGLVEEGEKQGGAGEKKREKGNPDGTSRGGGREAEDSFA